From Pleuronectes platessa chromosome 17, fPlePla1.1, whole genome shotgun sequence, one genomic window encodes:
- the gja10b gene encoding gap junction protein alpha 10 b, translating into MGDWNLLGSILEEVHIHSTIVGKVWLTILFIFRMLVLGVAAEDVWDDEQSEFVCNTEQPGCKNVCYDQAFPISLIRYWVLQIIFVSSPSLVYMGHALNRLRTLEKERHRKKACLKAELEGTDPIQEDHKRIERELRKLDEQKKVRKAPLRGSLLRTYVFHILTRSVVEVGFIIGQCALYGIGLSPLYKCERLPCPNSVDCFVSRPTEKNIFMVFMLVIAGVSLVLNLLEIFHLGVKKIKQSLYGYKYGDDESVCRSKKNSMAQQVCVLSNSSPQRLVQLTQLTCPGLPDALGETQEHSHHNPAQMYLQSQADIQGLQQLGAMERRFTLESRKPSCSSDESNGRRGSGQPQYAGPRPTVMVGQMDIAAALKNAQRKQSKVSVFKELSDTSDSPESDRYPTARKCSFMSRGMSEVQLASPSDSADSQSGADLEAQHLNQGESPMVTPPPSSGRRMSMSMILELSSIMKK; encoded by the coding sequence ATGGGGGACTGGAACTTATTAGGAAGCATTTTAGAAGAGGTCCACATCCATTCCACCATTGTTGGGAAGGTATGGCTCACCATCCTCTTCATTTTCCGGATGCTCGTGCTCGGTGTTGCAGCTGAGGACGTGTGGGACGACGAGCAGAGTGAGTTTGTTTGCAACACAGAGCAACCTGGCTGCAAGAACGTCTGCTACGACCAGGCTTTCCCCATCTCCCTGATCCGCTACTGGGTCCTTCAGATCATCTTTGTGTCCTCTCCGTCTCTGGTCTACATGGGTCATGCCTTGAACCGTCTGAGGACCCTGGAGAAAGAGAGGCACAGAAAAAAAGCTTGTCTTAAAGCTGAGCTGGAGGGGACAGACCCCATCCAGGAGGACCATAAGAGGATCGAGCGAGAGCTCAGGAAACTGGATGAACAGAAGAAAGTAAGGAAAGCTCCCCTCAGAGGCTCCTTGTTGCGCACATATGTTTTCCATATCTTGACTAGATCTGTGGTGGAGGTGGGTTTTATCATAGGTCAGTGTGCTCTGTATGGCATTGGGCTTTCTCCTCTGTACAAATGTGAGAGGTTGCCTTGCCCCAACAGTGTTGATTGTTTTGTGTCACGACCAACAGAGAAGAACATTTTCATGGTCTTCATGCTGGTTATTGCTGGAGTTTCTTTAGTCCTCAACCTCCTGGAGATTTTCCATCTGGGGGTGAAGAAGATAAAACAAAGCTTGTACGGATACAAATATGGAGATGATGAAAGTGTGTGCAGGTCAAAGAAGAACTCCATGGCGCAGCAGGTGTGCGTGCTCTCTAACTCCTCACCACAGAGGTTGGTGCAGCTCACACAGTTAACCTGCCCTGGTTTGCCTGATGCTCTCGGGGAGACTCAGGAGCATTCCCATCACAACCCTGCACAGATGTATCTGCAAAGCCAAGCTGACATCCAGGGTCTGCAGCAGCTGGGGGCTATGGAGCGGCGCTTCACTCTCGAGAGCAGGAAACCCTCATGTAGCAGCGATGAGTCGAATGGACGTCGCGGCTCAGGCCAGCCGCAGTATGCAGGGCCCCGACCCACAGTGATGGTTGGCCAAATGGATATCGCCGCAGCCCTAAAGAACGCGCAGAGGAAGCAGAGCAAGGTGAGTGTTTTTAAGGAGCTCAGTGACACGAGTGATTCTCCGGAGAGCGACCGCTACCCCACAGCCAGGAAGTGCAGTTTTATGTCCAGAGGAATGTCGGAGGTCCAGCTGGCCTCTCCATCTGACAGCGCCGACTCTCAGAGCGGAGCAGACCTCGAGGCCCAGCACCTCAACCAGGGAGAGAGTCCGATGGTGACCCCACCTCCATCCAGTGGAAGGAGGATGTCCATG